A genomic window from Candidatus Cloacimonadota bacterium includes:
- the tuf gene encoding elongation factor Tu has translation MAKAKFERTKPHVNIGTIGHVDHGKTTLTAAITLFLSKKGGSDFRSFDSIDNAPEEKERGITIATAHVEYETENRHYAHVDCPGHADYVKNMITGAAQMDGAILVVSAADGPMPQTREHILLARQVGVPAMVVFLNKSDLVDDEELLELVELEVRELLTEYEFPGDDIPIVTGSALKALNGDPEGEAQVVALMKEVDAYIPLPERDTDKPFLMPVEDVFSISGRGTVATGRIERGVIKVGEKIERVGIRETKETTCTGVEMFRKILDQGQAGDNVGILLRGMAKDEIERGMVLAKPKSITPHTKFKGETYILTKDEGGRHKPFFSGYRPQFYFRTTDVTGSLTLPEGVEMVMPGDNVTISAELITPIAMEKGLRYAIREGGRTIGAGVVSEIIE, from the coding sequence ATGGCTAAGGCAAAATTTGAGAGGACGAAGCCCCATGTAAATATTGGCACGATCGGTCATGTAGATCATGGAAAGACAACCTTAACAGCTGCGATCACGCTTTTTTTAAGTAAGAAAGGCGGAAGTGATTTCCGTTCCTTCGACAGTATCGACAATGCTCCGGAAGAAAAGGAAAGAGGGATCACGATCGCCACAGCCCATGTTGAATATGAAACAGAGAATCGGCATTATGCCCATGTTGACTGTCCCGGGCATGCAGATTATGTGAAGAACATGATCACCGGAGCAGCTCAGATGGATGGAGCTATTCTGGTAGTTTCCGCAGCAGACGGACCCATGCCGCAAACCAGGGAACATATTCTTCTAGCTCGTCAGGTAGGAGTTCCGGCAATGGTTGTTTTCCTGAATAAATCAGATCTGGTAGATGATGAAGAATTGCTGGAACTGGTAGAACTTGAAGTCCGCGAATTATTAACAGAATATGAATTTCCCGGAGACGATATTCCAATCGTAACCGGTTCAGCGCTGAAAGCTCTGAACGGAGATCCGGAAGGAGAAGCACAAGTTGTTGCTTTGATGAAAGAAGTAGATGCTTATATTCCTCTTCCCGAACGAGATACAGACAAACCGTTCCTGATGCCCGTGGAAGATGTATTTTCAATTTCCGGTCGCGGAACAGTAGCCACCGGAAGGATCGAAAGGGGAGTAATCAAGGTTGGGGAGAAGATAGAACGAGTCGGTATCAGAGAGACGAAAGAGACTACTTGTACCGGAGTTGAGATGTTCCGCAAGATCCTCGATCAGGGACAAGCCGGAGATAATGTGGGAATCCTCCTGCGCGGAATGGCAAAAGATGAAATAGAACGGGGAATGGTTCTCGCTAAACCGAAATCTATTACCCCTCATACCAAATTCAAAGGAGAAACTTATATTCTGACGAAAGACGAGGGTGGACGACACAAACCGTTCTTCAGCGGATACAGGCCACAATTCTATTTCCGCACAACCGATGTTACCGGAAGTTTGACTTTACCTGAAGGAGTCGAGATGGTCATGCCGGGTGATAATGTCACAATTTCGGCAGAACTTATAACTCCGATCGCGATGGAGAAAGGTCTTCGTTAT